In one Cellulosilyticum sp. I15G10I2 genomic region, the following are encoded:
- the cimA gene encoding citramalate synthase: MKQIAIFDSTLRDGAQAESISFSVSDKLKIVSTLDELGVSYIEAGNPGSNPKDLEFFKEVKKLHLKAAKLTAFGSTRRRNMKVQEDSNVMSLLEADTPAVAIFGKTWDFHVTEIIKTTLEENLNMIYDTIKFFKDNGKEVIFDAEHFFDGYKNNKEYALSALKKAEEAGADCIALCETNGGAFPDEVYEIVKTVVGHVDVQIGIHTHDDTGMGVANSIMAVLAGATHVQGTLVGFGERCGNANLSTIIPNLQVKRDYQCIPEENMTRLTSLSRRVAEIANVSLRDNMPYVGKSAFAHKAGMHIDGVTKASTSFEHVPPHSVGNERRFLMSEVAGRSTIIEKIQRIAPQITKDDEVTQQIINRIKDLEHQGYQFEGADGTFELLVRKALGKYKPFFDLEEFKIIGEEPRRSKGVSSSAIIKVRVGSEVEMTAAEGEGPVNALDTALRKALEVFYPDLKEVHLTDYKVRVLDTKSATAAKVRVLLESTDGEDYWSTVGVSTDIIEASWIALVDSIEYKLIKDIEKRFKAYM; the protein is encoded by the coding sequence ATGAAACAAATTGCTATCTTTGATTCCACCCTTCGGGATGGTGCACAAGCAGAAAGTATCTCCTTTTCTGTATCAGATAAATTAAAAATAGTAAGTACTCTGGATGAGTTGGGGGTTAGCTATATTGAAGCTGGTAACCCCGGCTCAAATCCTAAAGATCTTGAGTTTTTTAAAGAAGTTAAAAAACTTCATCTAAAAGCAGCGAAGCTTACAGCTTTTGGCAGCACAAGAAGAAGAAATATGAAAGTACAAGAAGATAGCAATGTTATGTCACTCCTTGAGGCAGATACCCCTGCAGTGGCGATATTCGGTAAAACATGGGATTTTCATGTGACGGAGATCATTAAGACAACTTTAGAAGAAAACTTAAACATGATCTATGATACGATTAAATTTTTTAAAGACAATGGCAAGGAAGTTATCTTTGATGCAGAACATTTTTTTGATGGCTATAAAAATAATAAAGAGTATGCCCTAAGTGCTTTAAAAAAAGCTGAAGAAGCTGGTGCAGACTGTATCGCCCTATGTGAAACGAATGGGGGAGCGTTCCCTGATGAAGTCTATGAAATTGTTAAGACTGTAGTAGGTCATGTGGATGTACAAATAGGTATACATACCCATGATGATACGGGAATGGGCGTTGCAAATAGTATTATGGCAGTACTTGCTGGCGCAACGCATGTTCAAGGCACACTGGTTGGTTTTGGAGAAAGATGCGGTAATGCAAATCTGTCTACTATTATTCCAAATCTTCAAGTTAAAAGAGACTATCAGTGTATACCAGAGGAAAATATGACAAGGCTTACTTCACTCTCTAGAAGAGTGGCAGAGATTGCAAATGTGTCCTTAAGAGATAATATGCCTTATGTAGGCAAAAGTGCTTTTGCCCATAAAGCTGGCATGCATATCGATGGTGTTACAAAGGCTTCTACTTCTTTTGAACATGTTCCGCCACACTCGGTAGGGAATGAAAGAAGATTTTTAATGTCTGAGGTAGCTGGACGCAGTACAATTATCGAAAAAATTCAAAGAATTGCGCCACAGATTACCAAAGATGATGAGGTAACTCAGCAGATTATTAATCGTATCAAAGATTTAGAACATCAGGGATATCAGTTTGAAGGCGCAGATGGTACATTTGAACTCCTAGTAAGAAAAGCCTTAGGTAAATATAAGCCGTTTTTTGATTTAGAAGAATTTAAAATTATTGGCGAAGAACCAAGACGTTCAAAAGGCGTAAGTTCTTCCGCGATTATTAAAGTAAGAGTAGGCTCTGAAGTGGAAATGACAGCAGCAGAAGGCGAAGGGCCTGTTAATGCACTAGATACAGCCCTTAGAAAAGCCTTAGAAGTATTTTATCCAGATCTTAAAGAAGTACATTTAACAGACTATAAGGTAAGAGTCCTAGATACTAAATCGGCTACAGCAGCAAAAGTTAGAGTGCTTTTAGAATCGACAGATGGAGAAGATTATTGGAGTACGGTGGGCGTATCTACTGACATTATAGAAGCCAGCTGGATTGCACTTGTTGACTCTATTGAATATAAACTGATTAAAGATATTGAAAAAAGGTTTAAAGCTTATATGTAA
- the leuB gene encoding 3-isopropylmalate dehydrogenase, with protein MDFKIVTLPGDGIGPDITKEAVKVLDKVASVYGHTFNFEEKLMGGIAIDLAGNSLPQDTIDACKAADAVLLGAVGGPKWDNLPNGDRPEKGLLGIRGALKLFANLRPAVLYPQLKHASPLKEEIIGDSLDILIVRELTSGIYFGEKQKVVCEEDDSKTFASDLEKYTVEEIERILRVAFEAAMKRSKNVCVVDKANVLESSRLWRVVTARVAKDYPEVVYSHMYVDNAAMQLVVNPKQFDVLVTSNMFGDILSDEASIITGSIGMLASASLGDGKLGLYEPSHGSAPDIAGQNKANPIATILSVAMMLRYSLGLEKEAVAVENAVMSVLDAGYRTGDIMSEGMKCIGTKEMGQLIADAVQ; from the coding sequence ATGGATTTTAAAATTGTTACGCTTCCTGGTGATGGGATTGGTCCTGATATTACTAAAGAAGCAGTTAAAGTATTGGATAAAGTAGCAAGTGTGTATGGACATACTTTTAATTTTGAAGAAAAATTGATGGGTGGTATTGCGATTGATTTAGCAGGCAATTCTCTTCCTCAGGATACGATTGATGCTTGTAAGGCCGCTGATGCAGTGCTTCTTGGTGCTGTTGGGGGACCTAAGTGGGATAACCTTCCAAATGGTGATAGACCAGAAAAAGGACTTTTAGGCATAAGAGGTGCACTTAAATTATTTGCAAACTTAAGACCTGCAGTGCTTTATCCACAACTTAAACATGCAAGTCCGCTTAAAGAGGAGATCATTGGGGATAGTCTTGATATTCTTATTGTAAGAGAACTTACAAGCGGTATTTATTTTGGTGAAAAACAAAAGGTAGTATGTGAAGAGGATGATTCTAAAACTTTTGCATCTGACCTTGAAAAATATACAGTTGAAGAAATTGAACGTATCTTAAGAGTGGCTTTTGAAGCCGCAATGAAACGCAGCAAAAATGTATGTGTTGTAGATAAAGCAAATGTTCTTGAATCCTCTAGACTTTGGAGAGTTGTTACAGCGAGAGTTGCGAAAGACTATCCAGAAGTAGTATACAGCCATATGTATGTAGATAATGCAGCAATGCAGCTTGTAGTTAATCCAAAACAATTTGATGTACTTGTAACATCTAATATGTTTGGGGACATACTATCTGATGAAGCAAGTATTATTACAGGTTCAATCGGTATGCTTGCATCAGCATCTTTAGGTGATGGGAAACTCGGTCTTTATGAACCAAGTCATGGCAGTGCACCAGATATTGCAGGACAAAATAAAGCTAACCCTATTGCAACAATTCTTTCAGTAGCGATGATGCTTAGATATTCTTTAGGTCTTGAAAAAGAAGCTGTTGCTGTAGAAAATGCAGTAATGTCAGTATTAGACGCAGGCTATAGAACTGGAGATATTATGAGTGAAGGCATGAAGTGCATAGGCACAAAAGAAATGGGACAATTAATAGCAGATGCTGTTCAATAA
- the ilvE gene encoding branched-chain-amino-acid transaminase — protein sequence MVIYLDGKFVSEDEAKISVFDHGVLYGDGVFEGIRAYNSRIFRCEEHIDRLYAAAKAIMLNIPISKQEMTEVLLETCRKNNIKDGYIRLVVTRGKGDLGLNPKNCPSPSIFCIAATIQLYPEEMYIKGMPIVTAAQRRNKATIVDPQIKSLNYLNNILAKMEANRAGVPEALMLDHDGIVAECTGDNIFIVKDNVIYTPPIHIGILDGITRRTAMELGEKLGYKVVEKEFTLFNVYNADECFLTGTAAEAIAVTNVDERVIGDGQAGPVTTAILHAFKEYANSNGTDIY from the coding sequence ATGGTTATTTATTTAGATGGGAAGTTTGTAAGTGAAGATGAGGCCAAAATATCAGTATTTGACCACGGCGTTTTATATGGAGACGGTGTATTTGAGGGCATAAGAGCATATAATAGTCGTATTTTTAGATGTGAGGAGCATATAGATAGACTTTATGCAGCAGCTAAGGCCATCATGCTTAACATACCTATTTCCAAACAAGAAATGACAGAAGTTCTTCTGGAAACTTGCAGAAAAAATAATATTAAGGATGGTTATATCCGCCTTGTTGTTACAAGAGGAAAAGGAGACCTTGGACTTAATCCTAAAAATTGCCCATCACCTTCTATTTTTTGTATTGCAGCTACAATACAATTATATCCAGAGGAAATGTATATCAAAGGGATGCCAATTGTTACAGCAGCTCAGAGACGTAATAAGGCAACAATTGTAGATCCTCAAATTAAGTCTTTAAACTATCTCAATAATATTTTGGCAAAAATGGAAGCAAACAGAGCTGGTGTACCGGAAGCCCTTATGCTGGACCATGATGGTATCGTAGCAGAATGTACAGGGGATAATATTTTTATTGTGAAAGATAATGTAATTTATACACCACCTATTCATATTGGTATATTAGATGGGATTACAAGACGTACAGCTATGGAGCTTGGCGAAAAACTAGGGTATAAAGTAGTTGAAAAAGAATTTACTTTGTTTAATGTCTATAATGCAGATGAGTGTTTCTTAACAGGAACAGCAGCAGAAGCGATCGCAGTAACCAACGTAGATGAAAGAGTAATTGGGGACGGTCAAGCCGGACCTGTTACAACAGCTATTCTTCATGCGTTTAAAGAATATGCAAACAGTAATGGAACAGATATTTATTAA
- the ilvD gene encoding dihydroxy-acid dehydratase, whose product MRSDRVKVGPARAPHRSLFKGMGYIDEEINAPLIGVVTAKSEIVPGHMHLDKITEAVKTGIRIAGGTPMEIPAIGVCDGIAMGHEGMRYSLVTRELIADSIECMGMAHAFDALVLVPNCDKIVPGMLMGAARLNLPTAVVSGGPMLAGNVGGNKVSLSLVFEAVGSHSAGKMTEEELYEFEEHACPSCGSCSGMFTANSMNCMCEVLGIALPGNGSVPAVFSERIRLAKKTGIAVMDMLKKDIKMRDILNDKAFENALTVDMALGCSTNTMLHLPAVAHEAGVSIDLDMANEISNRTPNLCKLAPAGPHHMEDLYFAGGVMAAMKELSKKNLLNTDLITVTGKSLEENLQHAVNKNPDVIRPIENPYSQTGGIAVLRGNLAVDACVVKRSAVAKEMLIHQGPARVYNSEEEAAEAISTGKIRKGDVLVIRYEGPKGGPGMREMLSPTACLAGMGLDKEVALITDGRFSGATRGASIGHVSPEAAEGGLIALVEEGDIISINMHECTIQLEVDDETIARRREAWVQPEPKVKTGYLARYAKLVSSANTGAIFKF is encoded by the coding sequence ATGAGAAGTGATAGAGTAAAAGTAGGTCCAGCGAGGGCACCACACCGTTCTCTTTTTAAGGGAATGGGTTATATAGATGAAGAGATTAATGCACCGCTTATTGGTGTAGTTACGGCTAAAAGTGAGATTGTACCTGGGCATATGCATCTTGATAAGATAACTGAAGCTGTAAAAACAGGTATTCGTATAGCTGGAGGAACACCGATGGAAATACCTGCAATTGGTGTATGTGATGGGATTGCTATGGGACACGAAGGGATGAGATATTCTCTTGTAACAAGAGAACTTATAGCGGATTCTATTGAATGTATGGGAATGGCACATGCTTTTGATGCACTTGTTCTTGTACCTAACTGTGATAAAATTGTTCCGGGTATGCTTATGGGTGCAGCGAGGCTTAATCTGCCTACGGCTGTAGTGAGCGGAGGACCGATGCTTGCAGGTAATGTAGGCGGCAATAAAGTAAGTTTATCACTGGTTTTTGAAGCAGTAGGAAGCCATAGTGCAGGTAAAATGACAGAAGAAGAACTTTATGAATTTGAAGAACATGCTTGTCCTAGCTGTGGTTCATGCTCAGGGATGTTTACGGCCAATAGTATGAACTGTATGTGTGAAGTACTAGGGATAGCACTTCCTGGTAATGGCTCTGTACCTGCTGTCTTCTCGGAACGTATAAGGCTTGCTAAAAAAACGGGTATAGCTGTTATGGATATGCTAAAAAAAGATATTAAGATGAGAGATATTCTTAATGATAAAGCTTTTGAAAATGCATTAACTGTAGATATGGCCCTTGGATGCAGTACCAATACAATGCTTCATTTGCCAGCAGTAGCGCATGAAGCAGGGGTAAGTATTGATTTAGATATGGCAAATGAAATCAGTAACAGAACCCCAAATCTTTGCAAGCTTGCTCCTGCAGGACCTCATCATATGGAGGATCTCTATTTTGCAGGGGGGGTTATGGCTGCAATGAAAGAACTTAGTAAAAAGAATTTATTAAATACTGATTTAATCACTGTTACAGGGAAGTCTTTAGAAGAAAACTTACAACATGCTGTTAATAAAAATCCAGATGTCATAAGACCTATTGAAAATCCATATAGCCAAACTGGCGGCATTGCTGTTTTAAGAGGCAACTTGGCTGTAGACGCTTGTGTTGTAAAACGTTCAGCAGTTGCAAAAGAAATGCTTATCCATCAAGGACCAGCAAGGGTTTATAATAGTGAAGAGGAAGCAGCAGAAGCTATTAGTACTGGAAAGATTAGAAAAGGTGATGTGCTTGTGATCCGCTATGAAGGGCCAAAGGGTGGACCAGGTATGAGAGAAATGCTTTCACCAACAGCATGCCTTGCAGGGATGGGACTTGATAAAGAGGTAGCACTTATCACAGATGGAAGATTTTCAGGCGCTACCCGTGGGGCATCTATAGGGCACGTATCACCAGAAGCTGCAGAAGGCGGACTTATTGCTTTAGTTGAAGAAGGCGATATAATTAGTATTAATATGCATGAATGTACAATTCAATTAGAAGTTGATGATGAAACGATAGCAAGAAGACGTGAAGCTTGGGTTCAGCCTGAACCAAAGGTTAAAACAGGATATCTTGCCCGTTATGCAAAGCTTGTTTCATCTGCTAATACAGGGGCTATTTTTAAATTCTAG